Proteins found in one Drosophila busckii strain San Diego stock center, stock number 13000-0081.31 chromosome 2R, ASM1175060v1, whole genome shotgun sequence genomic segment:
- the LOC108597588 gene encoding pre-mRNA-splicing factor 38, giving the protein MANRTVKEAKNVHGTNPQYLIEKIIRSRIYDSKYWKEQCFALTAELLVDKAMELRFVGGVYGGNIKPTQFLCLTLKMLQIQPEKDIVVEFIKNEEFKYVRALGAFYLRLTGAAIDCYKYLEPLYIDNRKLRRQNRSGQFEIVYMDEYIDELLRNDRVCDIILPRIQKRSILEENNELEPKVSVLDEDLDDEVPSEDEAKEMEEKESSRTKNNTSTSDRRPRRGHSRSKSRSRERDRERRTAQSGNGRSRDYYEDLEDYDRQRNRVRNHRDTQNYSNSSHNEDYDRRVSSRNDRQDRERNDSRQDRERNDNRQDRERDRRDRRYDQRERDSRSERDRRRY; this is encoded by the coding sequence atggCAAATCGCACGGTAAAAGAGGCGAAAAACGTGCACGGCACTAATCCTCAGTACCTGATTGAGAAGATTATACGCTCGCGCATCTACGACTCAAAGTATTGGAAGGAACAATGTTTTGCACTCACTGCCGAACTTTTAGTGGACAAGGCTATGGAGTTACGATTTGTAGGCGGCGTTTATGGCGGTAACATAAAGCCGACACAATTTCTTTGCCTCACACTGAAGATGCTTCAAATACAGCCAGAAAAGGACATTGTggtagaatttattaaaaacgaGGAATTCAAGTATGTGCGTGCATTGGGAGCCTTTTACTTGCGACTAACCGGTGCTGCCATAGATTGCTATAAATATCTGGAGCCGCTTTATATAGACAACCGCAAGTTACGTCGCCAGAATCGTTCTGGGCAGTTTGAAATTGTATATATGGATGAGTATATAGATGAATTACTGCGAAATGATCGTGTGTGCGACATTATATTGCCGCGCATACAAAAGCGCTCCATACTGGAGGAGAACAACGAATTGGAGCCCAAAGTATCAGTTTTAGACGAAGATCTAGACGATGAAGTGCCCAGCGAAGATGAGGCCAAGGAAATGGAAGAAAAGGAGTCAAGTCGCACGAAAAACAATACATCGACTTCAGACAGACGGCCAAGGCGCGGTCACTCTAGATCCAAATCACGCAGTCGCGAGCGTGACAGAGAAAGACGTACTGCCCAAAGTGGCAATGGACGCTCCAGAGACTATTACGAAGACTTGGAGGATTATGATCGTCAGCGTAATCGCGTGCGCAACCACAGAGACACTCAGAACTACAGCAATAGCAGTCACAATGAGGACTACGACAGGCGTGTGTCCAGTCGCAACGACAGACAGGATCGGGAACGCAACGACAGTAGACAGGATCGGGAACGCAACGATAATAGACAGGATCGGGAACGCGATAGACGTGACAGGCGTTACGACCAACGGGAGCGTGACTCACGTAGCGAACGTGACCGCAGACGCtactaa